Part of the Brevibacillus brevis genome is shown below.
ATCGGTACACTAAGGGTATCGACGCTTATGAAGGAGGCTTTTTCTCCATGACTGCCATGATTATCCAAGGAAAAGAAGTTGCGCAAAGCATTCGTGCCGAACTCGCGGCCGAAGTCGCAAAGCTTAAACAACAAGGGATTGTGCCGGGTTTGACCGTAGTGCTGGTCGGGGATGATCCCGCTTCACAATCGTACGTACGTGGGAAGGCCAAAGGCTGCGAGGAGGTAGGCATCCGCTCCGAGGTCATCTTGAAGGACGCATCCACGACAGAGGAAGAACTGCTAGCCATTATCCAGCAATTGAACGAAAATCCGAACGTTAATGGGATCTTGGTTCAACTTCCTCTGCCGTCTCATATTTCGGAAACCGCGGTAATCGAAGCGATCCACCCTGAAAAGGACGTGGACGGCTTCCATCCCATCAGCGTAGGGAATATGGTGCTCGGCAACGAGACGATGCTTCCTTGCACGCCGCACGGCATCATTGAATTGATCAAACGGACAGGAACGCAGATCGCCGGCAAGCATGCCGTGGTCATCGGACGCAGCAACATCGTGGGCAAGCCGGTGTCGCTTTTGCTGCAGCAAGAAAACGCGACAGTGACCATGTGCCATTCCCGGACGCAAAACCTCGAGGAATACACCACCAAGGCGGACATTCTCGTGGTCGCAACCGGCCGCGCGCACATGATTGGAAAAGAGCACGTGAAGCCGGGCGCTGTAGTGATCGACGTGGGCGTCAACCGGATTGAAACCGGAAAGCTCGTCGGGGACGTCAAGTTCGACGAGGTCAAAGAGGTCGCCGGCTACTTGACTCCAGTGCCAGGCGGCGTCGGCCCGATGACCATCACCATGCTGCTGAAAAACACCGTAGCTGCCGCTCGCAGGCAAGCTGCGCGATCATAGGGTCCTGCTGACACGAAAATGGATAAAGACCCCTTTATCCATTTTCTTTTATAGGAGGAGGGGAGCATGGCCATACAAGACATCTTATCTGTCAGTGATCTCAACCGCTATATCAAGATGGTGCTGGAAAAGGAATCGCGTTTGCAGGATGTGTGGGTGCGGGGAGAAATCTCCAACTTCACTCACCATTCGAGCGGCCATATGTACTTTACCCTGAAGGATAAGCAGTCGCGGATCAAGGTCGTCATGTTTGCCAGTCATAACCGGTTTCTGCGCTTTTTGCCCAAAGACGGGACCAAGGCGATTGTGAGGGGTTCCATCTCCGCTTACGAGCGGGATGGGGCCTATCAGCTCTATGCCAGAGAGATGCAGCCGGACGGGCTGGGCTCGCTGTATTTGGCCTTCGAGCAATTGAAGGAAAAGCTGGCGGGTGAAGGGTTGTTCGCTGCCGAAAGAAAACGGCCGCTGCCGCGCTTTCCCAAGCGGGTCGGAGTCGTCACCTCGCCAACGGGAGCAGCGATTCGCGATATTTGCACGACCATTCGCAGGAGATATCCACAGGCGGAAATCGTGCTGGCACCCGCGGTTGTCCAAGGTGTGGAAGCCCCGGCTTCGATCATTTCGGCCATTCGCATCATCAACCAGCAGTCCGATATCGACGTGCTCATCGTCGGAAGGGGAGGCGGCTCGATCGAGGAGCTGTGGGCGTTTAATGATGAGCAGGTGGCGAGGGCGATCGCGGCATCGCTCATTCCCGTCATTTCTGCCGTGGGGCATGAGACGGATGTGACGATCGCCGACTTCGTGGCCGATGTCCGCGCCGCGACACCGACTGCCGCAGCCGAGCTGGCCGTACCGCACTACCTGGAATGGGTGGAGCGGGTCAAGCAGCTCGACGTCCGCATGCACAGGGCCGTTCACCAGCGGCTTACTGTGCAGCGCAAGCGGCTGGATCAATTGGCAGGCTCGTATGCCATGCGACAGCCTCAGCGGAGACTGGAAGAAGCGGC
Proteins encoded:
- the folD gene encoding bifunctional methylenetetrahydrofolate dehydrogenase/methenyltetrahydrofolate cyclohydrolase FolD — translated: MTAMIIQGKEVAQSIRAELAAEVAKLKQQGIVPGLTVVLVGDDPASQSYVRGKAKGCEEVGIRSEVILKDASTTEEELLAIIQQLNENPNVNGILVQLPLPSHISETAVIEAIHPEKDVDGFHPISVGNMVLGNETMLPCTPHGIIELIKRTGTQIAGKHAVVIGRSNIVGKPVSLLLQQENATVTMCHSRTQNLEEYTTKADILVVATGRAHMIGKEHVKPGAVVIDVGVNRIETGKLVGDVKFDEVKEVAGYLTPVPGGVGPMTITMLLKNTVAAARRQAARS
- the xseA gene encoding exodeoxyribonuclease VII large subunit, coding for MAIQDILSVSDLNRYIKMVLEKESRLQDVWVRGEISNFTHHSSGHMYFTLKDKQSRIKVVMFASHNRFLRFLPKDGTKAIVRGSISAYERDGAYQLYAREMQPDGLGSLYLAFEQLKEKLAGEGLFAAERKRPLPRFPKRVGVVTSPTGAAIRDICTTIRRRYPQAEIVLAPAVVQGVEAPASIISAIRIINQQSDIDVLIVGRGGGSIEELWAFNDEQVARAIAASLIPVISAVGHETDVTIADFVADVRAATPTAAAELAVPHYLEWVERVKQLDVRMHRAVHQRLTVQRKRLDQLAGSYAMRQPQRRLEEAAERLDRAQLRMRQSMKRLLAIRRERFERLARQISRYRLADQIGERRKYAMTVRARLDERMRRLLSDRQMAFSAQVARLDALSPLKVMQRGFSLVYAGGKIVKSVDQFASGDELVVRLSDGSATARVEQIDREEKHNGSQENGSRD